From a region of the Deltaproteobacteria bacterium genome:
- a CDS encoding cysteine synthase family protein — MNLHRNARVDSVLDLIGDTPLVRLRSVERRAGGDVEIWAKCEFENPGGSVKDRAARQMILDAIADGRLKPGQRIIDSTSGNTGVAYSMIGAALGYPVTLVMPANVSAARKEITRAYGTELVFSSELEGSDGAIRLARKIVEEHPDDYFYPDQYSNPSNPLAHYLGTGREILEALGDRITHFCTGIGTTGTIMGTARRLKEHRADIRVIAIEPDDALHGLEGMKHLPSSIVPAIWQPDGLIDEMLPMPTDEAWDAADALVRDEGLFVGHSAGANVAGALRVARAAGPGAVVVTILPDRGDRYFVPLKWEKSDVW, encoded by the coding sequence GTGAACCTGCACCGCAACGCGCGGGTCGACTCGGTCCTCGACCTGATCGGCGACACGCCGCTCGTGCGGCTGCGCTCGGTCGAGCGCCGCGCAGGCGGCGACGTCGAGATCTGGGCCAAGTGCGAGTTCGAAAATCCCGGCGGCTCGGTCAAGGACCGCGCGGCACGCCAGATGATTCTCGACGCGATCGCCGACGGCCGACTCAAACCGGGCCAGCGCATCATCGACTCCACCAGCGGCAATACGGGCGTCGCCTATTCGATGATCGGCGCCGCCCTCGGGTATCCCGTCACCCTGGTGATGCCCGCGAACGTATCGGCCGCGCGCAAGGAGATCACGCGCGCCTACGGCACCGAGTTGGTGTTCTCGTCGGAACTCGAGGGCAGCGACGGCGCGATTCGCCTCGCGCGCAAGATCGTCGAGGAACATCCCGACGACTATTTCTACCCGGATCAGTACTCGAACCCGTCCAATCCCCTCGCCCACTACCTCGGCACCGGGCGGGAGATCCTCGAGGCGCTTGGCGACCGCATCACGCACTTTTGCACCGGCATCGGCACGACGGGAACCATCATGGGGACGGCGCGGCGCCTCAAGGAACACCGCGCCGACATCCGCGTGATCGCGATCGAGCCGGACGACGCGCTGCACGGCCTCGAGGGCATGAAGCACTTGCCCAGCTCGATCGTGCCGGCCATCTGGCAGCCGGACGGCCTGATCGACGAGATGTTGCCGATGCCGACCGACGAGGCGTGGGATGCCGCCGACGCGCTGGTGCGCGACGAGGGGCTGTTCGTCGGCCATTCGGCCGGGGCCAACGTCGCCGGCGCGCTCCGCGTGGCGCGCGCCGCGGGGCCCGGCGCGGTCGTCGTCACGATCTTGCCCGACCGGGGCGACCGCTACTTCGTGCCGCTCAAGTGGGAAAAATCCGACGTGTGGTGA
- a CDS encoding sulfurtransferase TusA family protein, producing MSSSSGNRCDPVLDLRGEVCPYTFVRARLRLEQMAPGERLVVVVDHEPATRNVPRSAREWGQEVGDVREVEPGVWHIPVTKRTDERT from the coding sequence ATGTCGTCATCGTCTGGTAACCGCTGCGACCCCGTCCTCGACCTGCGCGGCGAGGTGTGCCCGTACACCTTCGTGCGCGCGCGCCTGCGCCTCGAGCAGATGGCGCCCGGCGAGCGCCTCGTCGTCGTCGTGGACCACGAGCCGGCCACCCGCAACGTGCCGCGCAGTGCGCGCGAATGGGGGCAAGAGGTCGGCGACGTGCGCGAAGTCGAACCCGGCGTATGGCACATCCCCGTCACCAAACGCACCGATGAAAGGACCTGA
- the sat gene encoding sulfate adenylyltransferase — MTEPSDAILPHGGGPLVDRLADEATRDELRARHARGDLPTLQLNPREVSDLELLANGAFTPLVGFMGKDDYDSVVDRGRLANGVPWTIPITLSAPRARAEALPRHEPVGLVGPDGALLGSIEIAEVFAYDKAREARQVFGTEDTAHPAVAYLMGEMGDRLLGGPIALLDRPAPAFPRYGLDPRATRALFRERGWRRIVAFQTRNPIHRAHEYIIKCALEICDGLLIHPIVGFTKGDDIPADVRVRCYEAIIEHYFPADRVALATLPAAMRYAGPKEAIFHAIMRRNYGCTHFIVGRDHAGVGNYYGTYDAQAIFDEYDPAEIGITPLRFEHAFYCTRCSGMGTAKTCPHDADAHVFLSGTKVRAMLAKGERPPPEFSRPEVADILIAAYGS, encoded by the coding sequence ATGACCGAACCGAGCGACGCCATCCTCCCGCACGGCGGCGGCCCCCTCGTCGACCGCCTCGCCGACGAAGCGACCCGCGACGAGCTGCGCGCACGCCACGCGCGCGGCGATCTGCCGACTCTGCAGCTCAACCCCCGCGAGGTCTCCGACCTCGAGCTGCTCGCCAACGGTGCGTTCACGCCGCTCGTCGGCTTCATGGGCAAGGACGACTACGACAGCGTCGTAGACCGCGGGCGGCTCGCCAACGGCGTGCCGTGGACCATTCCGATCACGCTGTCGGCGCCGCGGGCGCGCGCCGAGGCGCTGCCGCGCCACGAGCCGGTCGGCCTCGTCGGCCCGGACGGCGCGCTGCTCGGGTCGATCGAGATCGCGGAGGTGTTCGCATACGACAAGGCGCGCGAGGCCCGCCAGGTGTTCGGCACCGAGGACACGGCCCACCCGGCCGTCGCCTACCTGATGGGCGAGATGGGCGATCGCCTGCTCGGCGGGCCGATCGCGCTGCTCGACCGCCCGGCCCCGGCGTTCCCGCGGTACGGGCTGGACCCGCGCGCGACGCGCGCGCTGTTCCGCGAGCGCGGCTGGCGGCGCATCGTCGCGTTCCAGACCCGCAACCCGATCCACCGCGCGCACGAGTACATCATCAAATGTGCGCTCGAAATCTGCGATGGCTTGCTCATCCATCCGATCGTCGGCTTCACCAAGGGGGACGACATCCCGGCGGACGTCCGCGTGCGCTGCTACGAGGCGATCATCGAGCACTACTTCCCCGCCGATCGCGTCGCGCTCGCGACCCTGCCGGCGGCGATGCGCTACGCGGGCCCGAAAGAGGCGATCTTTCACGCCATCATGCGGCGCAACTATGGCTGCACCCACTTTATCGTCGGCCGCGACCACGCGGGCGTCGGCAACTACTACGGCACCTACGACGCCCAGGCGATCTTCGACGAGTACGACCCGGCCGAAATCGGCATCACGCCGCTGCGGTTCGAACACGCTTTCTATTGCACGCGCTGCAGCGGCATGGGCACCGCGAAGACCTGTCCGCACGACGCCGACGCCCACGTGTTCCTGTCCGGCACCAAGGTCCGCGCCATGCTGGCCAAGGGCGAGCGCCCGCCGCCGGAGTTCTCGCGGCCGGAGGTCGCCGACATCCTGATCGCCGCCTACGGCTCGTAG
- the larE gene encoding ATP-dependent sacrificial sulfur transferase LarE, translating to MHAKLDRLRTLIADYRSALICFSGGVDSTFLLKVAVDVLGDRCHALTCVSETMAAAEVADARALGAELGLGDRHHIVHSHELDRPGFRANPVDRCAMCKTELMEHAEPLAAQHGLAAIALGTNVDDLGDHRPGIAAASSRGAVAPMVAAGLTKADIRALSRELGLRTWNKPQLACLSSRFPYGTEITPERLRQVDAFEQGLRALGFSQLRVRFHDTIGKVELLRDEMARAIDLRDDIVALGRRCGFTYVALDLAGFRSGALNEGALVTLRAGAPKAS from the coding sequence GTGCACGCGAAGCTCGACCGACTGCGCACGCTCATCGCCGACTACCGCAGCGCGCTGATCTGCTTTTCCGGCGGCGTCGACTCGACGTTCCTGCTCAAGGTCGCCGTGGACGTGCTCGGCGACCGGTGCCACGCGCTCACCTGCGTGTCCGAAACGATGGCGGCGGCCGAGGTGGCCGACGCGCGCGCCCTCGGCGCCGAACTCGGCCTCGGTGACCGCCACCACATCGTCCACTCGCACGAACTCGACCGCCCCGGGTTTCGCGCCAACCCGGTCGACCGCTGCGCGATGTGCAAGACGGAGCTGATGGAACACGCCGAACCGCTCGCCGCGCAGCACGGTCTCGCCGCGATCGCGCTCGGCACGAACGTGGACGACCTCGGCGACCACCGTCCGGGCATCGCGGCGGCGTCGAGCCGCGGCGCGGTCGCGCCGATGGTGGCCGCAGGTCTCACCAAGGCCGACATCCGCGCACTGTCGCGCGAACTCGGGCTTCGCACGTGGAACAAACCGCAGCTCGCGTGCCTGTCGTCCCGCTTCCCGTACGGCACCGAGATCACGCCGGAGCGGCTGCGCCAAGTGGACGCGTTCGAACAGGGGCTGCGCGCGCTCGGTTTTTCTCAACTTCGGGTGCGGTTTCACGATACGATCGGCAAGGTGGAGCTGCTGCGCGACGAGATGGCCCGCGCGATCGATCTGCGAGACGACATCGTGGCCCTCGGCCGCCGGTGCGGCTTCACCTACGTCGCGCTGGATCTGGCCGGCTTCCGCTCGGGAGCCCTCAACGAGGGCGCGCTCGTGACGCTGCGCGCCGGAGCTCCAAAGGCGAGCTGA
- a CDS encoding DUF882 domain-containing protein, with translation MRTAAAVLVGLVATAGSARADRTPAAPKDRYLAAKRAAVPMSRERRARWHAELDARRDRAPAPPITVYNRWTREFLALPADGDADVAQDDLNWFFRCRFTNETTEIDPRLLSLVVDAARHFHARRVDVVSAYRSPKYNLMLQKKGRYVSRRSQHMAGRALDFYIPGVSVRALHRYVRSRKLGGVGFYTHSGYIHADTGRVRYWTAR, from the coding sequence ATGCGCACGGCGGCGGCGGTGCTCGTCGGGCTCGTAGCCACTGCCGGCTCCGCGCGCGCCGATCGCACCCCCGCGGCCCCCAAGGATCGCTACCTGGCCGCCAAACGGGCGGCCGTCCCGATGTCGCGCGAACGGCGCGCGCGCTGGCACGCCGAGTTGGACGCGCGCCGCGACCGGGCGCCCGCGCCGCCCATCACGGTCTACAACCGCTGGACGCGGGAGTTCCTCGCGCTGCCGGCCGATGGCGACGCCGACGTCGCACAGGACGACCTCAACTGGTTTTTCCGCTGCCGGTTCACCAACGAGACGACCGAAATCGACCCGCGGCTGCTGTCGCTGGTCGTCGACGCGGCTCGGCACTTCCACGCCAGGCGCGTCGACGTCGTGTCCGCGTACCGGTCGCCCAAATACAACCTCATGTTGCAGAAGAAAGGCCGCTACGTGAGCCGGCGGAGCCAGCACATGGCGGGCCGCGCGCTCGACTTCTACATCCCCGGCGTGAGCGTGCGCGCGCTGCACCGCTACGTTCGCTCGCGCAAGCTCGGCGGCGTCGGCTTCTACACGCACAGCGGCTACATACACGCGGACACCGGCCGCGTGCGCTACTGGACGGCCCGGTAG